One stretch of Bradyrhizobium canariense DNA includes these proteins:
- the rpoH gene encoding RNA polymerase sigma factor RpoH gives MARTATLPVLNGESGLSRYLAEIRKFPMLEPQQEYMLAKRWREHDDRDAAHQLVTSHLRLVAKIAMGYRGYGLPISEVVSEGNVGLMQAVKRFEPEKGFRLATYAMWWIKASIQEYILRSWSLVKMGTTANQKKLFFNLRKAKSKISALDEGDLRPDQVKLIAKRLGVTDQDVIDMNRRLGGDASLNAPIRDDGEAGEWQDWLVDNSPNQEAIMAEHEEFDHRRQALNGAIGVLNPRERRIFEARRLAEEPMTLEDLASEFGVSRERVRQIEVRAFEKVQSAVKGTIARQEAALEAAH, from the coding sequence ATGGCCCGTACAGCTACCTTGCCGGTTCTCAACGGAGAATCCGGCCTCTCAAGATACCTCGCCGAAATCCGCAAATTCCCGATGCTGGAACCCCAGCAGGAATACATGCTCGCCAAGCGCTGGCGTGAGCATGATGATCGCGACGCGGCACATCAGCTTGTCACCAGCCATCTCCGGCTCGTGGCCAAGATAGCCATGGGCTATCGCGGCTACGGATTGCCGATTTCCGAGGTCGTCTCGGAAGGCAATGTCGGCCTGATGCAGGCAGTGAAGCGGTTCGAACCTGAAAAGGGTTTTCGTCTCGCCACCTACGCCATGTGGTGGATCAAGGCGTCAATACAAGAGTACATCCTTCGTTCGTGGTCGCTCGTAAAGATGGGCACCACCGCGAACCAGAAGAAGCTGTTCTTCAACCTGCGCAAGGCGAAGAGCAAGATCTCCGCACTGGACGAGGGTGATCTTCGCCCCGACCAGGTCAAGCTGATCGCCAAGCGGCTGGGCGTGACGGACCAGGACGTGATCGACATGAACCGCCGCCTCGGCGGCGACGCGTCGCTCAACGCGCCGATCCGGGACGACGGCGAGGCCGGCGAATGGCAGGACTGGCTGGTCGATAACTCGCCCAACCAGGAAGCCATCATGGCCGAGCACGAGGAGTTCGATCATCGCCGTCAGGCGCTGAACGGCGCCATCGGCGTACTCAACCCCCGGGAACGCCGCATCTTCGAGGCGCGCCGTCTGGCGGAAGAGCCGATGACGCTGGAAGATCTGGCAAGCGAGTTCGGCGTGTCGCGCGAGCGCGTGCGGCAGATCGAGGTCCGCGCCTTCGAGAAGGTGCAGTCCGCGGTCAAGGGTACGATCGCCCGGCAGGAAGCCGCACTGGAAGCCGCGCATTAA
- a CDS encoding GGDEF domain-containing protein, giving the protein MLNVPTLWTVFVINFLALGLIWAYIVRSYPNFEAARFWTGSAFTAAAGAAFAMLRVVAVDSLLPLLAAGTFLIFAACLAAMGIKRFYGQGGTWLGTALITGLSFSGLAFFIFVHDSLMMRIAVYTIAQSLPLALSLKPLLSRQNGHINPGARLAGVVASIIIAIYVARLAGSLFGADISFVHFSPFQSAVILLLVFLSMALNFGFLLMAMDRLRNEVADLALLDDLTGVGNRRHLLQRLTEECARSERSGAPFALLVIDLDGFKAINDTHGHAAGDACLQHFTLMAQTRLRPGDMLARTGGDEFCVVLPASTVREGAMIARRIVDVCREDATQCVGADIPVSVSIGVAQWTREMGAFPDRLIASADHALYAAKKDGRNCHAIYDPASPPLAPELEAAIEQALRKIA; this is encoded by the coding sequence ATGCTGAACGTACCGACGTTGTGGACGGTATTCGTCATCAACTTTCTGGCGCTGGGCCTGATCTGGGCCTACATCGTGCGCAGCTACCCCAATTTCGAGGCCGCGCGGTTCTGGACCGGCTCGGCGTTTACCGCGGCCGCTGGCGCGGCGTTCGCGATGCTGCGCGTCGTCGCGGTGGACTCACTGCTGCCGTTGCTGGCCGCCGGCACATTTCTGATTTTCGCCGCCTGCCTGGCTGCGATGGGCATCAAGCGGTTCTACGGCCAGGGAGGCACCTGGCTCGGCACCGCGCTGATCACGGGATTGAGTTTCTCCGGCCTGGCGTTCTTCATCTTCGTACACGACAGCCTCATGATGCGGATCGCCGTCTATACGATCGCTCAATCCCTGCCGCTGGCGTTGAGCCTGAAACCGCTGCTGTCGCGGCAGAACGGCCACATCAATCCCGGCGCCCGGCTCGCCGGCGTGGTCGCCAGCATCATTATCGCCATCTATGTCGCGCGCCTTGCGGGCAGTCTGTTCGGCGCCGATATTTCCTTCGTTCATTTCAGTCCGTTCCAGTCGGCCGTGATCCTGTTGCTGGTTTTCCTGTCGATGGCGTTGAATTTCGGTTTCCTGCTGATGGCGATGGACCGTCTGCGCAACGAGGTCGCCGATCTCGCGCTGCTTGACGACCTCACCGGAGTCGGCAACCGGCGGCATCTGTTGCAGCGCCTGACCGAGGAATGCGCGCGGTCCGAACGCAGCGGCGCGCCTTTCGCGCTGCTGGTGATCGATCTCGACGGCTTCAAGGCGATCAACGACACCCACGGTCACGCCGCGGGTGACGCCTGCCTTCAGCATTTCACGTTGATGGCGCAGACCCGGTTGCGGCCCGGCGATATGCTGGCGCGCACCGGTGGTGACGAGTTCTGCGTGGTGCTGCCGGCCAGCACCGTGCGCGAGGGCGCGATGATCGCACGCCGCATTGTAGATGTGTGCCGCGAAGACGCCACGCAATGCGTCGGCGCCGACATCCCCGTCTCGGTTTCGATCGGCGTGGCGCAATGGACTCGGGAGATGGGCGCATTCCCCGACCGCTTGATCGCCTCTGCCGATCACGCGCTGTATGCCGCCAAGAAAGACGGCAGGAACTGCCATGCGATCTATGATCCGGCGTCGCCGCCGCTGGCGCCTGAACTTGAAGCCGCTATCGAGCAGGCCCTGCGCAAAATCGCCTGA
- a CDS encoding RluA family pseudouridine synthase → MSSTSGQRLEVTVGGDEGSARLDRVLAVRRPELSRSRLKALILAGSVTVSDASIRDPAYHVAAGDTITIDVPEAIPAEPRGEDIALNIVYEDDDIIVIDKPKGLVVHPAAGHETGTLVNALIAHCGASLSGIGGVRRPGIVHRLDKDTTGLMVVAKNDRAHQSLSEQFADHGRTGAMRRGYKAFAWDLPNRQRGTVDAPIDRHPHAREKMAVRDGGREAITHWEIQEAFNGRDGKPIAALLACQLETGRTHQIRVHLAHIGHPLMGDGVYGPHFKTKAGRLGPESQAALSTLDRQALHAYLLALEHPKTGEILHWEAALPEDLLLLQERLRAAL, encoded by the coding sequence TTGTCATCAACTAGCGGTCAAAGGCTGGAAGTCACCGTCGGCGGCGACGAGGGATCGGCCCGGCTCGACCGCGTGCTGGCGGTACGCCGTCCGGAGCTGTCGCGCTCGCGGCTGAAAGCGCTGATCCTGGCCGGTTCGGTCACCGTCAGCGACGCTTCCATCCGCGACCCCGCTTATCATGTCGCCGCCGGCGATACGATCACAATCGACGTCCCCGAAGCCATTCCCGCCGAGCCCAGGGGCGAAGATATCGCGCTTAATATCGTCTATGAGGACGATGACATCATCGTCATCGACAAGCCCAAGGGCCTCGTCGTGCATCCCGCCGCCGGCCATGAGACCGGCACGCTGGTGAATGCGCTGATTGCCCATTGCGGCGCGAGCCTTTCCGGAATCGGCGGCGTCCGGCGTCCGGGCATCGTGCACCGGCTCGACAAGGACACCACCGGGCTGATGGTGGTGGCGAAGAACGACCGGGCGCATCAATCGCTGAGCGAGCAATTCGCCGACCATGGCCGCACCGGCGCCATGCGCCGCGGCTACAAGGCGTTCGCGTGGGACCTGCCCAACCGGCAGCGCGGCACCGTCGATGCGCCGATCGACCGGCACCCGCACGCGCGGGAAAAAATGGCGGTGCGCGACGGCGGCCGCGAGGCCATCACCCACTGGGAAATCCAGGAAGCGTTCAATGGCCGCGACGGCAAGCCGATCGCGGCGCTGCTGGCCTGTCAACTCGAGACTGGGCGCACCCATCAGATCCGGGTCCACCTCGCCCATATCGGCCATCCCCTGATGGGCGACGGCGTCTATGGCCCGCACTTCAAGACCAAGGCCGGCCGTCTCGGTCCCGAAAGCCAGGCGGCCTTGAGCACCCTCGATCGCCAAGCGCTACACGCATACCTCCTGGCGCTGGAGCACCCCAAAACAGGGGAAATTTTGCATTGGGAGGCGGCCTTGCCGGAGGATTTGCTTCTCCTGCAGGAGAGGCTACGAGCGGCGCTATGA
- a CDS encoding peptidoglycan recognition protein family protein: protein MIARLLALAFCVVAIFTSASAQTPDLSAIARQSGTPDIPGLKMVWLAPWGDLSNAHPWRNIIVHQTEGPAGSARWGASEQSKNPTRRGVTVWVETDGTVYWSVPENLVPTHGDGGNRNDNKYIDNSPTYHQVVGNNSIGVEFAGNYPDVTRGATDAQIAVWRILVAVLRARYGIPVDRVYAHDWIDFKDARYCEGCALATLAREWGK from the coding sequence ATGATCGCCCGTTTGCTGGCGCTCGCGTTTTGCGTCGTCGCGATTTTTACCTCGGCCTCGGCGCAAACGCCGGACCTCTCGGCCATCGCGCGTCAGTCCGGCACGCCGGACATTCCCGGTTTGAAGATGGTGTGGCTGGCGCCGTGGGGCGATCTGTCCAACGCTCATCCCTGGCGCAACATCATCGTGCATCAGACCGAGGGCCCGGCCGGTTCGGCGCGCTGGGGTGCGTCGGAGCAATCCAAGAATCCGACGCGGCGCGGCGTCACCGTCTGGGTCGAAACCGATGGCACGGTGTATTGGTCGGTGCCGGAAAATCTCGTGCCGACCCATGGCGACGGCGGCAACCGCAACGACAACAAATATATCGACAACAGCCCGACCTATCATCAGGTGGTCGGCAACAACTCGATCGGCGTGGAATTCGCCGGCAATTATCCTGATGTGACGCGCGGCGCCACCGACGCGCAGATCGCGGTATGGCGGATTCTGGTTGCCGTGCTGCGGGCGCGCTACGGCATCCCCGTCGATCGGGTCTACGCGCACGACTGGATCGACTTCAAGGATGCCCGCTACTGCGAAGGCTGCGCGCTCGCGACGCTGGCAAGAGAGTGGGGGAAGTAG
- a CDS encoding LysR family transcriptional regulator, translating to MLDRITGMQICLKVASLGSISSAARALSVSPTLATKHIDAIERRIGVALFHRSTRRVSVTEAGRRYLSEVESILLHLEEADALASDHQVTVRGTLRVSVPTSFGLRVLAPILPKFLEMHPDLSVDLDYSDRVVDLQADGWDMAIRVGRLEDSSLIARKIVACRTLLCASPSYLARHGTPRTPADLRTLNCLGYALSERLGDRQWHFGAKGDIVQSIQGNLRANNGDALVLAAMAGIGITYAPDFLVDRELASGALVEIKLDQPTVEIHAVHAITLAGRRQPAKVRTLIDFLVEHLAR from the coding sequence TTGCTGGATCGCATCACGGGAATGCAAATCTGTCTTAAAGTTGCGTCGCTAGGGAGCATATCCTCGGCCGCGCGAGCATTGAGCGTATCGCCGACGCTTGCGACCAAACACATCGATGCGATTGAACGACGGATCGGAGTCGCTCTTTTCCATCGAAGCACAAGGCGCGTATCGGTGACCGAAGCCGGACGGCGATATCTCAGCGAGGTGGAGAGCATCCTCCTTCATCTTGAAGAGGCGGACGCGCTTGCGAGCGATCACCAAGTCACCGTGCGTGGGACGCTACGCGTCAGCGTTCCCACCTCCTTCGGTCTGCGCGTCTTGGCGCCGATCCTGCCGAAATTTCTTGAAATGCATCCGGATCTATCGGTCGACCTCGATTACAGCGACCGCGTGGTCGACCTTCAAGCGGACGGTTGGGACATGGCGATCCGGGTCGGCCGACTTGAAGACAGCAGTCTCATCGCCCGCAAGATCGTTGCTTGCCGAACTCTGCTGTGCGCCTCGCCCTCGTATCTTGCGCGACACGGCACGCCGAGAACACCTGCAGACCTGCGCACCCTTAATTGCCTGGGATATGCCCTGTCCGAACGGCTCGGCGACCGTCAATGGCACTTCGGTGCGAAGGGAGATATCGTCCAGTCCATTCAGGGAAACTTGCGGGCCAACAACGGCGATGCTTTGGTGCTGGCGGCGATGGCCGGGATCGGCATCACCTATGCGCCTGACTTTCTCGTCGACCGAGAACTCGCCTCGGGTGCGCTCGTCGAGATCAAACTCGACCAGCCCACCGTCGAAATTCATGCGGTTCACGCGATCACTCTGGCCGGCCGGCGCCAGCCTGCGAAGGTCCGAACCTTGATCGATTTTCTGGTCGAGCACTTGGCAAGATAA
- a CDS encoding YbhB/YbcL family Raf kinase inhibitor-like protein: MRTLIFALATASLAMSSAAFGATFELSSPSYRPGDKIKTEQVYNGLDCVGGNLSPALTWKNPPAGTRSFLLTFFDPDAPSGSGWWQWVVYNIPATATGLPEGVTSNYGLPAGAAEGRTDYGNPGYGGPCTPPGPAHRYIFTLTALKVSALDVPTNATAAWVGYVAHGEALATAQLVLQYSR; the protein is encoded by the coding sequence ATGCGCACTCTTATTTTCGCACTCGCCACCGCGAGCCTAGCCATGTCCTCCGCCGCCTTTGGCGCGACATTTGAACTGTCTAGCCCGAGCTATCGACCAGGCGACAAGATCAAGACCGAGCAAGTGTACAATGGCCTCGACTGTGTTGGCGGCAATCTGTCGCCGGCCTTGACCTGGAAGAATCCGCCGGCGGGCACGCGCAGCTTCTTGCTCACATTCTTCGATCCTGACGCGCCGAGCGGGTCAGGCTGGTGGCAGTGGGTCGTCTACAACATTCCCGCGACAGCCACCGGCCTGCCGGAAGGTGTGACGTCCAATTACGGCTTGCCCGCAGGCGCGGCCGAAGGTCGAACCGACTATGGCAATCCCGGCTATGGCGGGCCATGCACGCCTCCGGGGCCTGCTCATCGATACATCTTCACCCTGACGGCGCTAAAGGTCAGCGCGCTCGACGTGCCCACGAATGCGACGGCCGCGTGGGTCGGCTATGTCGCCCATGGCGAAGCACTCGCTACCGCCCAGCTGGTACTTCAGTACAGCCGTTGA
- a CDS encoding DoxX family protein encodes MIDTRTAPYATLALRVTLGILFLAHDGLKFFVFTPAGTAKYFASLGLPPALAYATMLVEFMAGVSLILGIWTRFTALVGIPTLLGAIVTVHAANGFFFNNPNGGWEFPAFWIVALVVQALLGDGALALMPTPTFAKWTTAEA; translated from the coding sequence ATGATCGACACCCGCACCGCTCCCTACGCCACCCTGGCCCTGCGCGTGACGCTGGGCATCCTGTTCCTCGCCCATGACGGGCTCAAGTTCTTCGTCTTCACCCCCGCGGGCACGGCGAAATACTTCGCATCCCTCGGCCTGCCGCCGGCGCTTGCCTACGCCACCATGCTGGTCGAGTTCATGGCGGGGGTCAGCCTCATCCTCGGGATTTGGACTCGGTTCACTGCCCTGGTCGGCATTCCGACCCTGTTGGGCGCGATCGTCACCGTCCACGCCGCAAACGGCTTCTTCTTCAACAACCCGAATGGCGGCTGGGAATTCCCCGCCTTCTGGATCGTCGCGCTGGTCGTGCAGGCCCTGCTCGGCGACGGCGCACTGGCGCTCATGCCGACGCCGACGTTCGCCAAGTGGACCACCGCCGAAGCGTGA
- a CDS encoding ATP-binding protein, protein MDQRLKLPPKTFDVLRYLVENAGRLVTHDELLHALWRNVHVQPEVLKSHVLAIRTALGDKTEAPRFIETQRGRGYRFVGPINCASDFPRPADDSVPLGCFAGRAEPMAGLLGLLHRAAACDPQVAFVSGEPGVGKTTLIEQFLGQTTSYPDLGVAKGRCIEGFAGAESYYPVLEALGSLCKGPNGVGAIQALVTLAPSWASQMPAQVPVEQRALLNLQAVEGAQRRMVREAASLIEALAMERPLILILEDLHWADYATIDLLSAICRRRSAARLLIIATYRLEDLKTARHPLKRVTRELSAHGYCTEVELGPLPEPAIADILKGADGKSPSAAFTRFIHERSGGNPLFMRITLDHLAGCGMVARETRGWRPLTTVDKLARETPPTLGRLIESRVEGMTDEQQLVLEAACVAGVHFDTASVAPAADMDEQSFEAICEELARRTSFIRRGEERILPNHAHVRPYAFNHAIYRQILYDRIGPARRAHLHRAIGVRLEEIYSPDQRNDLAARLAQHFAFARDWPKALDYLRSALRIANSRSARRDALVILDRAAELAAGLPDGARIPAEIEFLERRAAIQAATHDRKAGETYAKLAEMAARHRDTAAQIRGLLGLSFVLSWHDLDGSLRVLGEVLDLSDKADPNLQDYCLTTAPLGAWLESD, encoded by the coding sequence ATGGACCAGCGCCTAAAGCTACCCCCAAAAACGTTCGACGTGCTCCGCTACCTCGTCGAAAACGCTGGTCGGTTAGTGACCCACGACGAATTGCTGCACGCGCTTTGGCGCAACGTCCATGTGCAGCCCGAAGTCCTGAAAAGTCATGTTCTCGCTATCAGGACAGCCCTTGGCGACAAAACCGAGGCCCCGCGGTTCATCGAAACTCAGCGCGGCCGCGGCTATCGCTTCGTCGGGCCGATTAATTGCGCATCAGACTTCCCACGACCGGCTGATGATTCCGTCCCACTTGGATGCTTTGCCGGTCGCGCTGAGCCCATGGCAGGACTGCTGGGGCTGCTCCATCGAGCCGCCGCCTGCGACCCTCAGGTGGCGTTCGTTAGCGGCGAACCCGGGGTCGGAAAAACCACTCTGATCGAACAGTTTCTTGGTCAGACTACAAGCTATCCGGATCTTGGGGTTGCGAAGGGGCGATGTATCGAGGGCTTCGCCGGAGCGGAATCTTACTATCCGGTACTCGAGGCGCTTGGCAGCTTGTGCAAAGGCCCCAACGGCGTTGGCGCCATTCAGGCCCTCGTAACCCTGGCTCCAAGCTGGGCGAGCCAGATGCCGGCGCAGGTTCCTGTCGAGCAACGGGCCCTCTTAAACCTGCAAGCCGTTGAAGGCGCACAAAGACGCATGGTGCGCGAGGCGGCCAGCCTCATCGAGGCGCTCGCAATGGAGCGCCCGCTGATCCTCATCCTTGAAGATCTGCATTGGGCTGACTACGCGACCATAGATTTACTGTCTGCGATCTGTCGGCGCCGATCGGCGGCCAGACTCTTGATTATCGCAACCTATCGCCTTGAAGATCTCAAGACCGCCCGCCACCCTCTGAAGCGGGTGACACGTGAGCTTTCAGCCCACGGATATTGCACCGAGGTGGAGCTTGGACCGCTGCCCGAGCCGGCTATCGCGGACATTCTGAAGGGCGCGGACGGCAAATCACCCTCGGCAGCTTTTACGCGGTTCATTCATGAACGATCCGGCGGCAACCCATTGTTCATGCGGATCACGCTGGACCACCTCGCCGGGTGCGGAATGGTTGCCCGTGAGACGCGCGGTTGGCGTCCCCTCACCACCGTTGATAAGTTGGCTCGTGAAACGCCCCCCACTCTTGGCCGGCTGATCGAGTCACGCGTCGAAGGAATGACCGACGAGCAGCAACTGGTGCTTGAAGCAGCCTGCGTCGCGGGCGTCCATTTCGATACGGCAAGTGTTGCGCCCGCAGCTGATATGGACGAGCAGTCGTTCGAGGCGATTTGTGAGGAACTCGCTAGGCGCACAAGTTTCATTCGCAGGGGTGAAGAGCGAATCTTACCCAATCACGCCCATGTCCGCCCCTACGCGTTCAATCACGCAATCTATCGTCAGATCCTTTACGATCGCATTGGGCCAGCTCGTCGAGCGCATCTCCACCGCGCGATTGGCGTGCGGTTGGAGGAGATCTACTCACCTGATCAACGGAATGACCTTGCCGCCCGCCTTGCACAGCATTTTGCGTTCGCGCGAGACTGGCCGAAAGCCCTGGACTATCTGCGTTCCGCCTTACGCATTGCCAACAGCCGTTCAGCGCGGCGGGACGCTCTTGTCATTCTTGATCGTGCCGCGGAATTGGCCGCAGGCCTTCCCGACGGCGCCCGAATTCCTGCTGAAATCGAATTTCTTGAGCGGCGCGCTGCCATTCAGGCTGCAACCCACGATCGCAAGGCAGGGGAAACGTATGCGAAGCTCGCGGAGATGGCCGCTCGTCACCGCGACACCGCGGCCCAGATTCGGGGACTTCTGGGCCTATCGTTTGTGCTCAGCTGGCACGATCTCGACGGCAGCCTTCGTGTTCTCGGCGAGGTTCTCGATCTCAGTGACAAAGCCGATCCAAATCTACAGGATTACTGCCTGACCACGGCGCCTTTGGGGGCATGGCTGGAATCGGATTGA